The genomic stretch CCGTTAGCTGGTGTGGTACGGGCTGGTGGGATCTATTATAGGGATAGCGTTGACCCAGAGCTGAGAAGTGGCCGGCCGTGTACAGTTGAATCCACGAGCTCGCAATCCACTGCACTGCTGGAGTACATATGTAGTGCTGAGGACTTTAGTGCTCTTACCTGCAGCTGTGCTTGGTGGGGGTGTATTGCATTTTAGGTCACCCCTTGTTAGAATTATGCTAAGCATCTTGCACTTCTCCTGCTGATCCTTTCCTGTCCTGGtgcttatttttttaatttttgttaAGGAAAGTTTCAATTGTTACATTAATTCCATATGGTTGATTTTTTTATAAGCAGTTTATGTATGGACACATTCTAGTCCTTGCCAGGTAACTAAAACTACACAAATCAATGTGTTTAGGATAAACAGCTGCCCATGGTTATTATTTTTGGGCAGCTGTTTATGACTCTTGTTCTCGTTATTTTATTGGATGAACAAAACTAGTATCTCACGCATTTGGCATAGAACAGGGTGATAAAGTGATTCTGAATTTGTAGCAACCACCCCCAAAAAATTCGGCATATATTATTTCCATCCCATTGTAGACCTTTCACATGAAACAGATATCGTGTCTTACTTCTTTGTGGCATAACACAGGGAGATAAAATTATTACTCATTCATTCTCCTGCATCTGTTCATTTTCCTCATTCTTTGCCATCTATCATTTGGCTCCTATTATGGATTTATTATCTCCCTGTTAACTCTGACAGATTGTAAGTATGCCTTTGTGGAAGTCATGTTCCCTTATTGCTTGGAACTAATAAAAATCTGACTCTTTCCTCTCAGATGGTGCACCCAAATAATTTAATCTCTCTCTTTGCAGATTGACTTGGACACGATTGAAGTTAGCAATCTGAATAGACAATTTTTGTTTCGGCAGAGTCATGTTGGGCAGTCAAAAGCCAAAGTAAGTTGCTTATATGatagtttaatgatataattaCTGTAATAGTTCTGCTGTCTTCACCTCATACttgtaattttcttttctcatgCTGTTTTATCCCATTGGTTTTGCCAGGTTGCTCGAGATGCTGTTTTGAAATTTAGGCCAAATATAAATATAACACCATACCATGCAAACGTGAAGGATTCTACATTCAATGTTGAATTCTTCAAGCAATTTAGTGTGGTTCTGAATGGTCTTGATAACTTGGATGCTAGACGGCATGTTAATCGCCTTTGCCTTGCTGCGGAAGTTCCTTTGGTTGAAAGTGGTACTACTGGTTTTTTGGGACAGGTGAGGAGACCATATACTACAGTTGCACTCTCAGAATTACTTGTGCTAGGATTCTTCTAgctcttttttttcatattaGTATTTCTGTAGTTTTGTGCATTAACAGAGGATACATGCCTTATAATGTTGCGCATTTGCCATAAAATACACAGTGATCCCGGGACTAAATTTTGGCCTAGGCCTTATATTTTTCGTTAAGAAGACCACATGGGAAGTACATGTAGCCATTTCTAGATGTACACACCTTGCAATGAAATCTAGTGGCCAGAGAGATGATGCTGAAACCCGACTAGCATGCCCTTTTTGTCTCCTGATTATTTGATGAGCGATGAAATTAGGTATGGTGCTTGCATTCGATTTTGATAGTGTGTAAGCTGCTCATAGGATTTTAGTCTCTAGACATTGTGTAATTTTGCAATGATCATGGAATACCAGAAAGCATATTGCTATACAATCATTTCACATTGATTTTGGAATGTACCATTTAGCCACTGCATtatagtatatatataattcATTTTGTGCTGTATTCTAAGTGGACTAATGATACTTTTGTTGTTATAAGTATGTATAACTTGTGCTAAAAATATGTTACTAATGTAGACTAAATCAACACTCCCTGCTTATTACTTGTCATTCCATATATTGCAGGTTACTGTTCATGTCAAGGGTAAAACAGAGTGCTATGAATGTCAGCCAAAGCCTGTCCCGAAATCATATCCAGTATGCACAATTACAAGCACACCATCAAAGGTTCCTTGCTTTTCTGACTCAGTTTTcttgtttgtttcttttgttggaCTGTGTATTATGCTGCATatcctctttcctttttttgtgttcttttttttggaGGAAATCCTTTTTTTGTGTTCTTGTATCTGCGCAAGACAATTTTCTAACCTGTAGGTTTTTGTTAGCCTCAACATATGGTGGAATGCAGTTTTCATTATTATTAATAAATATAGGAGGGAGTATTTGTTGCATAGTTTGCATAAATGCATGCTTATTTCCCCATATTTATAGCTATTTGAGTAACTTCAATGTTTCTACTGAAGTTTACATGACTTATCAATGTATTCTTTATGCATAATTGCATGTCTCAGAATTGAAAAGGAATGATCTGTATGCATGATAGGTGCATCACTTTATCAGACATCATGTTTTTTGGCATCTCTGATGCAACTAAACCTTTTAACATCGGCATGTACACCATGTTTGATTAGTTCAGGCGGGTAGTGTTTGTACTTGTAACAGGTGATTAACTCTCTTGCTGTACAACAACCTCCTCTTCTCTCCTAGTTGAGAGAAAGTGGGGATCTGGGTTGGTCCTTTATTTCTCTCTATAATACAAATATATGAAGCTCTCCTgcttgttcgagaaaaaaatatcaGCATGTTACCTTGTTGGATTTGATAATACCTTTTGTGCATTTACAGTTATGTTCATTATAGTATGATAAAATTTGATTGCTCCTCAATTTTAGCATTAATGACTGATTTCATCCCCTTGCAGTTTGTTCACTGCATTGTTTGGGCGAAAGACTTGCTTTTTGCAAAGCTGTTTGGTGACAGAAATCAGGATAATGATCTTAATGTGCACTCAAAAGACGATAGCAGTTCAAAAACTGATGTTTTTGAGAGGAATGTAGATGAAGATCTTTCGCATTATGCCCAGAGGATATATGATCATGTATTTGGCTACAACATCGAAACTGCCTTAGCTAACGAGGAAACTTGGAAAAATCGGAGGAGGCCAAATCCAATATATGTCAGAGATGCCTTGCCTGAAGATGCTGTTCAGCAAAACGGTTGCTCTCAGGACCACAAAAATGAGGAGCAGGAACCATCTGCTATGGTGTCCCTAGGCCTTAGAAATCCGCAAGAGATATGGAGTCTTGCTGACAATTCAAGAGTCTTCTTGGAGGCTTTCAAATTATTTTTTGAGAAAAGGGAGAAGGTTTGTATACATTCTGTGCTGAGTTATATGACATCTTCAGAGTTTTTTTATTTACAAACTAATTAAGATTTTGCTATCTTTTTTGGTCTTTTCAGGAAATAGGGAACCTTATTTTCGACAAGGATGACCAATTGGCTGTTGAGTTTGTTACTGCTGCAGCTAATATCAGAGCTTCCTCTTTTGGAATACCACTGCATAGCCTTTTTGAAGCTAAAGGTGTTGCTGGAAACATAGTCCATGCTGTGGCAACTACCAATGCTATAATAGCTGGTCTAATTGTCATCGAAGCGATTAAAGTGCTAAAGGGTGATTATCAGAACTATAGGTAAACTACATTCTTAATCTGTTACTTTGTGTCTTTGTGCTGGTAATTTCTATCTTAGATATTGCTGTTTATTCCAAAATGCCTACTTtcgtttcttcttttttgaaacaaaTGCCTACTTtcgtttcttcttttttgaaacaaaTGCCTACTTTCTGTTTATTCTAGGTTCAAAAGAATTAATAGTCGTGAAATTTCTAGACAAATGGAACTTGTTTCTTTCTCATTATTATGTTATTTGTTTTGTTTAGTTGCTTAATTGTTTTTGGGCTTTGGCAAAAGAAAAGTATTGTACCTTAACATTTCATATTTTACAGAATGTCATATTGTCTTGAACATCCAGCAACAGCAAGGAAGATGCTCTTGATGCCTGTAGAGCCTTTTGAACCTAATAAATCATGCTATGTCTGCTCTGAGGTATTTACGCCTTTCTAGTTTTGTTATTCTCATTTTATATCTTTCTTTGTCACCAACACGAACTAAAACTCAATGCAACAGACCCCACTTG from Setaria italica strain Yugu1 chromosome II, Setaria_italica_v2.0, whole genome shotgun sequence encodes the following:
- the LOC101776149 gene encoding SUMO-activating enzyme subunit 2 encodes the protein MAAAASSEEAVKAAKVLMVGAGGIGCELLKTLALSGFSDVHIIDLDTIEVSNLNRQFLFRQSHVGQSKAKVARDAVLKFRPNINITPYHANVKDSTFNVEFFKQFSVVLNGLDNLDARRHVNRLCLAAEVPLVESGTTGFLGQVTVHVKGKTECYECQPKPVPKSYPVCTITSTPSKFVHCIVWAKDLLFAKLFGDRNQDNDLNVHSKDDSSSKTDVFERNVDEDLSHYAQRIYDHVFGYNIETALANEETWKNRRRPNPIYVRDALPEDAVQQNGCSQDHKNEEQEPSAMVSLGLRNPQEIWSLADNSRVFLEAFKLFFEKREKEIGNLIFDKDDQLAVEFVTAAANIRASSFGIPLHSLFEAKGVAGNIVHAVATTNAIIAGLIVIEAIKVLKGDYQNYRMSYCLEHPATARKMLLMPVEPFEPNKSCYVCSETPLVLEVNTKTTKLREVIDKVIKSKLGMNLPLVMVGATLVFEDGEGLEPDEAENYALNLDKVLAELPAPVVNDTKLTVEDFQQELKCSINIKQRDEFDKEKEPDGMVLAGWTGPVDKQITSNGDKRLVPSSSSADDVDSAAEDASVKPGMKRKLNEILESQENFDVQNKSDVGSSSAQIVEDDDDDIVMFNEDPMQGKKKRLQ